A window of Oncorhynchus nerka isolate Pitt River linkage group LG4, Oner_Uvic_2.0, whole genome shotgun sequence contains these coding sequences:
- the LOC115128202 gene encoding ephrin-A1-like has protein sequence MDLVWSLCFVGSLCAWLASAERHSVYWNRTNTKFLWDDYAVEVRLNDYLDIVCPHYPLGEVASQDAERYVLYMVEREDYDACKPQSYDQMRWECGHPFAPHAAEKFSEKFQRFTPFTLGKEFRQGESYYYISKPLHHHGQECLRLRVDVIAADGSQEARVSTGRAAAGGGAHNVSNRLPADDPVVILPDVQKSVRTNSAVSTASFSILSLMVPVLSLLSLQ, from the exons ATGGATTTGGTCTGGAGCCTGTGCTTCGTAGGGAGTCTCTGCGCTTGGCTTGCATCTGCAGAAAGGCACAGTGTATATTGGAATAGAACAAACACCAA GTTCCTATGGGACGACTATGCGGTGGAGGTGCGTCTGAACGACTACCTGGACATCGTGTGCCCCCACTACCCGCTGGGCGAGGTGGCATCGCAGGATGCTGAGCGCTACGTGCTCTACATGGTGGAGCGGGAGGACTACGACGCTTGCAAGCCTCAGTCCTACGACCAGATGCGCTGGGAGTGCGGCCACCCCTTCGCCCCCCACGCTGCTGAGAAGTTCTCCGAGAAGTTTCAGCGTTTCACCCCCTTCACCTTGGGCAAGGAGTTCCGCCAGGGAGAGAGCTACTACTATATCT CCAAACCTCTGCACCACCACGGACAGGAGTGCCTCAGGCTCAGGGTAGACGTCATAGCTGCTGATG GATCTCAAGAGGCCAGGGTTTCAACTGGAAGAGCTGCAGCTGGGGGTGGAGCACACAATGTCTCCAACAGACTGCCTGCAG ATGACCCAGTGGTAATCCTTCCAGATGTCCAGAAAAGCGTGCGGACAAATTCAGCGGTTTCGACAGCATCCTTCTCTATTCTCTCATTGATGGTGCCAGTCTTATCATTGCTGTCGTTACAGTGA